TAAAATGGTTCCTGGATAATTACATCACATATTTAGTTTTTCGATTTGAACATAACGATAAtttgttataattaaaataaatgattttaaggttttacaataaaatattgttttagtcTGTTGCTAACGGTACTCTTTGAGCCTAAAGCACAATGAATGCTAACAGATTTTGCTGAcagacaggccccgcccccacaAAGCTTTGCACTTAGAGCACATAAACAGAAACATATTCTGACCGACTGCACCCTGATAAGAGTTTCTTGtaagaagaaaaatacaataaaaaaaaaaaaaatcaagcataAGCTTTACATCCACTTTTGACAAAAAGAGGCAAACGGTGTCTGACAAGCCATTTGAGGCAGTCCATTTGACTCCATTCGGACTTTCACAGAGAATGGTCTCTCAGGAATTTCAGTGATGTAGGGTCCATCATCCAGTTCACATTAGAACATTGAGACATTGAGAACCtggaaaaaaacggaaaaaggTTCTAAGAAAGATCAAAAAGAGGAAAGTCAATAATTGCTGATAAGTATGTCATTATAATTGGCCCGCGAGATCATATCAAATGTTCATTAGAGCTGGCCTGCGGTATATACTGTACTGCTAATACTACAAaccccacaatgctttgctagaATGTTGGCGCGCAGTCAAAACCGGCAAgcgctccttttttctgttgacagtcaTTGACAGCCATGCTCCAGTCACATCGGACAAATTAATTTCACCCTCCACAAAAACGGCCAAAAGAAAGATGGACAACAAGAGCTTTGAAGACCGGTAAGAGGCAGATTATCTGTTCATGAATTCAAAGGACAAACCTCTTTGTCTTGTGTGTGGAGCTAATGTGGCAGGAACAAAATAATATATCATAAGAAGACACTATATGAACAGGTTAAACATTACGCATCTGTTGCAGTTAATTGTTCAATAAATATCGAGTTTGGCCGGTGACTTTACttccagtgatgaaagtcaggcaaggaaaaaatccctgaacttttctttgagcgatatggcgggcacagagcgaaattttggaaaaatacgtggtcttagatgcattctggtgcattctggcaactagttattcacttctttatcaagaaactaagactaattggagcatcatgatttgtcattcaaacccctagtttgactctccattaaggacttgctggtactaaaaaagaatttggaaaattgctcaaagtaacacaatcctacaatctacgcttttccttaaagctgcaaaacatacaattgctaaaatatagtaacatcaaagccccaaatggcaaaaagaacaccagtaactatgatattctatgaaaatacctcagttatttatacattatttctgctttagaaatgactgatgtacaacatccacttgcactgttttctcaaaatataattacatcaaaatatgggatctgctttaaactataattctataacataatacatcaattctttaacaccaatactaagtaatctgggaaatatcaaaacaaacatacaaactaaactaaacattgtaaacattattttttaagggagtgcgggtccaaaccatcaaatacttataattaatgtcaactatactgaactaaatcatggtaattaggaaatacaaataaattagataaagaaatgtattcaaaataaaaactgaaactcaaaactaaaattgaaattatttcaaaatgtggttttgagattattttacacaaaaaagtatttgacctacactaccttaaaaatcttttttttccagccaagaccacttcaatttgttttttatcgtcttctcacaactgaggtcgtgaccacgctcaataatgacgatgcctgccattattttaacacaaatttgatcacaaactcttcagatttgtttgtgaaaatttagcgtgggtccgctagttttggtctctagggaagcgagtcacgctgaccacgtggtgcagacagagccaatcagacccgtcgacgcatccgaaagcaactaaaacgtcccgtcattggtcaattaggccgggaagacgagagatggccacgaccatagaggaagcgatctgcggagaaatatagaaaataaagctaaaattagctgatttcagaccattttttaatccggaaagcgatttgtccgtagagatcaggtctttatttcccggaaagtacgttcggtttgctcaaaaacccggatttccgggaattcccggaagactttcatcactgtactTCACTGCGTAATTTTGGCCCActgtgaatttgagtttgacacccctgaatTACAGTGTTCCTTTGCTATTTCGTAGTTCATCCTTTGCAGCCTTGCTGTTTGGGGAATTTctttcagtgcaattttgcatgcttttttctccctttttttaaacagcgctcTGTGTTCTGGGTCCTGGTTGGCTGGAGAGCTTGACAGTTGTGTCTCCTGTGCAGAATGCATTCTGCTCTTCAGATCTGTATAAATCTTTGAttgcaatcagatctttgttttcattctattaaACTGTAAATCTACAAAGGGTTGAACTTTGGGAGGATAAACTAGAGCTAAAAGAGTCAAAATCTTAATGCCTGTCAGAGAAAAGCGTATGAAGTTTGTAgtgagttttacagccttaaaacatctgcaaTCATACTTTGCGAATTTCCTCTATCACAAGTTATAATTAGAATTTAACCCCTGCGATAAACAAGGGATTATTGTAATTTCAGCCTCTTTGAGAAGTTGAATATCCTTACTGAATCATCCATGTTTGAAGAAGGATCAAAATAGTCCGGCTTTAGCTCAGTCCTTTCTCTGCGATTCTTCGACGCCGGCTGTAAAGTAAaagactggttagaaaacaatATGAAGAAATAGATGACATGATGGTCTGTAAAACTTAGTCAAAGTAATCCTATGTGGCTCAAGTCTTTATTTACATTATGGGATTTTGATCAAATAAACTGTTTCAATTTAGAGTAAAGAAACTATAATCAGTCAATTTACATAAATGTTTCAGCAATTACCAAATCAATATCCATGGTGTCAAAATCAATGCCCTCATGGACGGcttctgatgacatcatcacatcTTCCACGATGGGTTCCTCGTCTTCCTCCGTTAATCCAGGACCTCGACGGCTGTGGGGTTCAGAACTGCGAGCTGTCAGCAGACTGAGCTCTTCTTACATGTAGTCAGTGATGAAAGCGCTCAATCTTTGAGGTGCAGACTTACATGGCTTGCTGCATGTGATTTCTGATCTTTGCGTAGTGCAAGTTGACCCGTTCTTGGTGCTGACGAGCTTCAGCATGTTGCCTTTGGGCCAGCATCCACGTAACCTGTGTGCTGTAGAAATAAACTGAGTAAACATGAGCATTTAGATAACGCAGCAAAAGCAGGACAAAGGAGGTTTTTTTGTACTTGTAATCAATGGCAGCTTGCTGCAGATGGAGCGGCTGCTGCTGGTGTTGCTCTGTTGGCATGATGAAGGCAGTTGTGCAGCTTTGCTCTTGCCTCATCTTCTTTGGATCTCTCAGTACTGTGGAAGTGAGGTGGGGCGAGTGCATCATCAGCGGCGTCGAGACGCTCTGCTCGCGGTTCATCCAAACGGCATCACTGCTGTTGCAGCTGTTCTCCTCTGCAGGAAGAGAGGCTTCTTGAAATTAACTGAACAAAGGAATTCAGAAGACTTGAGCGCAGTTTGTGAAAGTCTGTTTTTAGCAGGACACTATTTTATGGCTTCAATGGTTTagcatttgtacatttttaaccTTTCTATCTTTTAATCTAAAGAGTCTCAAACTATCAGCCACAGTATTTCCTTCCATTTTATGGAAAGCTTTTTGTGTTTCAtatctttttaatgttttaacctATGTTTATGGATATATATTTAATGTCGGGCAGCTTGTGCTTTATTCATGTTGTTGAAAGGGGCGCTCCAAATTAACTGATTGGTTGATAATAAATCCTAATTTTCCAATTAAAAATCTTAAGAGAAATACAACAATGTTCTTGAAAACTGTGAATGAGTGCAGTACTGCACCAGTTCTAgatttttcaagtaaaaaattaTCATTAGGGTAATAAGGTGACAGGAGTTCTGGGActcctgattttcttttttacactgAGTTGCTCGCAGCTCTATTCTCCATACTaccaaaatgttcttttgtcCTGTAAGTATTGTACCATCATCTTCTCAGCTTCCtctgacttatttttttaattgaaatgtctCCAAACCTGATTTTATCACAGTTCATTTTGATTGAACTTGCCTGTGAAGCATTGCTTTCACTTACTGCGGAGACATAGTTCACCCAAACAGCAGTTCCAAAGTTCAAACAAATCCCAGCATCCATGTGGTCTGAATCAGTTCCAAGAGTCAGAAAACTTCTCAGGCTTCTGATAATCCTCTCCCAGCCAAACGTGGTCTGGTGGATAAGAGCTCACACTCACCCTCAGGCAATCTTCTTTTGCTAGCAGAGGTTGGCTTGGATTTCTTACTCCACGCAGAGGACCCTCGACTACTGATCCCACTGATGACCGACATTGTGTCATCGTCCCCTCCTCCCTGGAGGGAGTTCCTGTATGAGATGAGGGGCAGCCAGCAGTCCTCTCTCTGAAGAGCCATCTGAAATGTCATGAATCTCTCCAAGTACATGTGGCTGTAGGAGTCAGAATGACAGTCATTACATCAGAGTGTTGTTAAAGTACATCATTAGATCTATCGGgctttattgaaaaaacaatGCTTCAAACTCACACTGTCTTCTTGTCCTGTTGAATTAGTTTGCTTGAAAACTCACACAAGATGTCTAAAAATGGTAAGTTAAGGGGTGGACTGCCGTCTCCTTGAGGACTACGAACTTTAAATGCAAACTCAATTCCATCTCTACATAAATACAAACAACAATCATTTGATTGTCTCATTTATGCCTTTTTGGAAGTTGTTGAAACTTAAGGATCTTATCCATACAAAGTTTGATTCTGACTATCACTCACTTGTGTAGCATGGCGACAGCCTCTCTTGTCTTCAACTGGTCCAAACCAAAAGTCAGTGAGAAGCGACGAGCGAGCTCTTTAATCCCACAGAAAGCTGATGATGATCGGTCCAAAGTGAATCCAAATTCTGATAACATTTCATTGAATAACTGCAATAAGGATCCCCAAGTCAATCATTGTATGAAAtgatatgtatatataattaTCTTACATTGTAATCTGTGAAACCTGGACAAACATGGTTACCTTTTGCAGGCTCAATATGAGCGTCTTTGCATATTGTATTTTGTCAATTTGTCGCGTTTTACTCAAAGTTTCCTTGATAATATCACCATAATCATTGTAATACTGTAAAGGCAGAAAAGACAACagtgaaaaagagagaaacataACAGTAATTATCCAGTTTGAAAGTTTGCACTCACTTACTTTTGTGTActgtttaaatatatctgctcCAGTGTTTATTTCAACAACATTGTAAACGATTAATTTGCAATAAGCAGCAAGAAGGTTCCTTCTTTTGTGCAACGCCTCAATTTTGCTGGCCTCATCCTCTTGCTGTCCAtctagaaaatgtgaaaaaatggttaaaaaaaaacatctgaaaagaTAAGGTGGGTTTACATAATGCTGGGATGAATACCCAAACCTGTGCTGTTGTCGTCGTCGTCCTGATCAATGAACACATGATCTAGAATGAAGTTGAGAAGCTCCGCCTGCAGAGAGGAGTCTGGCGAATAAATCAGACACTCTAGTTGCTCTCGCCCTGATGATACGATCTGATGACTGAAGATCAGCAGCAAATCACACAGAATGGTGAAGGCCTTTAATAAACAACACATCCCTTGTTCATTACAGACAACACAAATAACTCTAATACAGAAGAGAAATATCACTGCCCATGAACCCACCTGCTCTTTGACTGCAGTGTTGATGCTACTAATGAAGTGCTGACACATCAAGCAGAAAGCACTCATTTGTTTTCTTAGTGTCACCGTATCTCCCTAAAACGCGGAAATGATTAGGGATTCACAGTTGAAACCAAAGAGAGCCCCTCAGTGCAGGAGCCACATTTTGGAAATTGAAAAAGGATCGCAACATCGGATAGTTTTCCTCAAGATAGAGAAGACGGAAACACTTTGAGACCAATACCTTTACTGAACTACCATCAGAGACCTTGGCAAGATGCCACAAGATGATATAGTGTGTGCACTGCATGGCATGAATCACaatctgtagaaaaaaaaggaggagggatAGATTAGACCCAGTAGTAATTCACTTCATAAGGACAAACTTGTACTAAGGTCAACAATCACCCAAGTTCTCATGAACTGTGGCAAAAATTGAATTTGTTTCAAACCTGCACACATATTTTCAGCAGATATTTAAGGTCAAACTCATCGTTTTAATGTTGctatgattaaaaatataaaaaagcacATTACatagttttacaaaaacaggacaaaaagtACAATGTTAAAGTAAAGACAAACCATGAGATTTTGAGGTCAAATTTGTCCTTTAAAGAACAgcactttttttattgatacTGGACAACCACATTTTCTGTCAGTGTCGCGTTGCATGAGCTGTGTCAACACAACACTGACAGAGCTCCAGTTGCACCTAATAATGACCACTAAATAgtcctaaataaaaacaatatcacCAGAATTATGTCCAATAAATCTTTACTAAGGTCTTGGCTGATCCTTCATCCTTAACATCATGATATTAAAGTCCCCcatcacaatttttttaataaaggcgTTCCCGGGGGTGCTTTAATTGTGAATATGAAGCTTTTAATCGAAATCCCATTTCCTAAAAAATTTCCTTAAAAAGccagatttcatgtttatctggaGCCTCTGTTTCCAAAGTCTGCTCTacatgggcgtggccattggTGCCTGACCGcacggacccagaggaagggttaagtttaggattaCGGGTTACGGTTaaactgcgttcacaccaaacgtgaTTCGTGCCGTAAAGGTGATCTCAGGCGTGATTTGAGGAACGGGTGTAATCATaaaggtctggcagcagcacgATTTCTGCAGCGCGGCGCAATTTGGTACCCGTCTTTACCATCTGAACCAAGTCTGTCGCTGGACCAATCCCGATCACTATGACGGCCCCCGAGAGGTGAGCTGGGGGCCAGAAAGAGACCTGGTGTGGGATGGGGAGTCAGCCTTCTCGGGCCTTcagaactttatgatatttttcttattttcatcgaggcAATCATAAAAAAGGTCcatttcaaaaaggtccaaagtttaattataaatatgtgcggacaacaacaaaacagatcagggagcttgtgcaatGCGCATGTGTTCCTGGGCCGTTGTTACATTACAAACGCTCAACAATTCAAACAAACCGAGCATCTTTGTGACAgttgattttcatcagagagggACAAAGTGCCAACATTTATATTTACTCTGCATACTTGTCAATGTTCATACTTTGAATTAAAATGAGCTATTAGAGCAGAAATTGATGACAACAAACCCTGGGCTTTGGAAACCCTGGATTTATGGCTCAGTCTTGCACTGACATGGTAGCTATGGAGATGCAAACACTGACATTATCATGAATGCTAACACTTAGATTAGCATGATTGCATTTGATCTGAGGCTTGAGAAGAACTAAACTACCATTTTGCTTACTAAATAGCAATTGAATGCATACAAGAAGAATATTTGGGAAAATAAAAGCAACTGATTTCATCTTCACACACTTTTGGAGAGAAGTCCAAGTaacaaaaatgcataaatgtagCATTAATGGTGGAAACCTGTTCAGGCATGTCTCCATTCTGCAGACCAGTGTTGAGGAGCCTGTAAATGCTGGTGAAGAGATCCCACTTTGACAAATCATGTGCactagaaataaaagaaaaaaatatatatatacaaacattTGATCAGATTAACAGATGCAAATGTCTCTTTCAGCAGGATTCCaactgaatattttaatatCAAGTTTATTATGtcaatattggaaaaaaataaaaacctaagcAGCATTACTTGTGAAAGGCACTGATCTTCTTAAGTGTGGAAAGAACCTGGTAGGCGTCATCTTCATCTAGTTCTTCTCCCTGTAAAGAAAGATTGAAACTCCTGATGGGCTGAACAATCACAACCAAGAGGCTGTGAAACTGAGCATATTCAGTCAAACTGGGGTTTGAATCGTTTAAAGAATATGTACAATGGTTtggaaaaatacagaaacacttTGTGTTTAAAGTACATTATTGATAGCATCGTGGGTTGTGTGCAAATGaggcatcatttttttttattttaacttgttgAAGGTAAAACCATATGCTGACCAGCTTGTCAAGTAGACTTCAGGATTATTAAAAATTTAGGCTGATTGATTTTCTACCATAGAAATTATTCTGCGGTACCAGAAATGTTTGTATAATTGCCAATAGGTTCATGATTCCAGCAGAAAGCAAAGGCTGGTTGACATAATTAGGCAGTTTTCATGCAGGACTATTGTAACAACTAACAAGTCAAGTTCAGTTTTCAGTTGGGGTGATTGAGGGCATCTCAGAGCTgcttgtttttaaccaaaactcCACATTCTTATCTTCAATTTGAAACAATCAGATTGTTGCAGTTCCTAAAAGGACCACTGGAAGCTGGTTACAGAAGTGAGCATTTTCCCATTGAATAATGTTTAAACGTCCATTACCCCCAAAATAAACTTCTGCAGTCTAGTTACAAAAATGATTTCAGTGATTAGTGCTTTAGTTTGCATTAGTGATAACTGTGAGTGGGTGGATGGTTCCTTTTTTGATCAAAGCgatttttatcatttctgaTGGATGAGCTAAACAGAGTTCGAACTTTACTCTGTCCTGTCTAAATGGCCAATTTTACAGACAGGTCAAAATGACTGCACTACTTCAGGCTTGATTTTGACCTTTCAACGTCCTTTGAGTGAGATGGTTTTTGATGCTCTGACTGGACAACTACTGTCTGTAGCTGACCTTCCTAGACAGGTAAACCCAGCTTATCCATTTTGCTACGAAAATGTACTTAAGAGCAATTCAGAAGTATGTGACTCAGCAACAGTTACCTCTTGAAGAAAGTCCTCCAGGAGTCTTTTAAACTTATCCAGCAGCTCGTCGAGGAGTTGCGAGCGGGCAATGTCCACCCGGTTGAAGATGGTGAACTCCTCATTACAGAGATAGTGGTATGTGGTAGAACAGGCCTTCAAGACTTCATTCTCTGTGTGCTTATACACAACCTCCCAGATTTGTCGCAGCAAGGCATCCAAGTGCTACAAGTAAGAACAGAGCTTTACGGCATAGAATGAGAAACTGGACATGAGATAAAAAATGCTCACAAACCTTTTCTAACCGTCCAGTTGTGTAGATGTCCAGATCAAAGAATTTCGGTATTTGCAACAAATTGGTTACTTTATCAATATCAACGCAGTACTATGACAAGACAAAAAACAGTTAAGTTTGGTGGTTTGGATGCAAATCTGTTATAATACAAGTCAAAAGAACAAAAGTAATCACCTTTGCTAATAACAGAGGCAATGCAACGGCAAAGATCTCTGTAATCCTTGTCCTATCATCCAACtgcattttcctttcttttgcaGTCAGGACCTAGtatacaaacaaaaccccaactttATGAATGTGCatatgaaagaaatgaaaaccttatttttaaattcaagcCTGACACTATGACTCTCACCCTTTTCCCTGTGCCTCTGCCAACAGGAGGGTGACCTTCACAAGCTTGACGTATGGCGCATAGCATGATTTCCACTAGGGCAGTCTCTTGCCTATCATTCAGGGCtttaaagaaaagataaatcaaTTACTGTTAAAGCCTTCTTTGAAGGCCTAAAAAATATCAGAATCATTTGTTAATTAcattttgtccatgcatactcaataaatcattccaaatggtctgtTCGATctcttttaatgtgtttatgatggttatgctgATTCCAGACAGACGTATTTTCACATTGGAGGATTTAACCAAACGCAACccagctgtcctttgttgccaggcagggtAAGGGCCTTCACCATGAGTTGTGAAAGCCTCCTAACGCAAAATCAATGTCGGCCATttatttctttcaaccaatcagcTTTTGAAATGGTGTCtgcagggccttctagcaggctaCGACAACGTCATagtattcagaccttctgattggacaggagtttcaggaagtcacatgcagccttgcccagtttgacacagagcactttttgatctgtctcaattaaaaacagagctgactgcAATGTAGCCCATGAATGATTTagcaggaaaatctcccactgatctccttgacttccttcatcagaaaaatctgtgtTATATCGTGAAGCAGCCGTACAGATTTGAGTGTTTGGCGCTGACCATCCCTCCCCGTTTCCACTGCCTCTGTCGAGCGGACAATGTCGGCTCTAAAGCGAATTAAAACctacacagaaacacaactggacagattcggctctcagcactggccttgatggaaTAAAAAAGGACTTCTTGACGGAGCTGAAGCGCGATAATCTACACGACAGGGTGATCgaactgtttttgaggaaagagaggaggatggattttgtcttcaaacaATCAGAATTTctgagtgaaatgataaatatcataATAAATAATCTTCCAGATTTCTGtggttgttttcaatgttttgtgctggCTGTAGTTGAATAATGagatttgtttattgttttgtttatttagaggcataaaaaattgttaatgaggggttgagtgattcaAACGTAGCACTACTGAAGGCCCAAGTGTGTAATGCAGTAAGTGAGTGATGCAGTAAAGCAAACACAGCAGACGACAGTTTTGCAAAGACATTTTTCCAAATGCTCAAAGCAGTGGCTCCTCACCCTCCTCCCCTAGCATAGGTTCGTCCAGCAGAAAACTAATCATGGTCTCCCAGTCTTTCAGCAGCTCGGAGGCACAATCCCATAAACTATCAACCAAGTATGCTCCATGTTCATGtagctgtaaaaaaacaacatttcacaaTCGAATTATTCCACAAACAATGCAATTTAGGTAATAACTGAcacttttaaagataaattgatgataaatacaaacatttaatCACCTCACTctccaaaaagaagaagatggtTGTCTTTATGAGGCTGCCATTAAGGCTCTGTCTGCCCCTCCGTGGTAATCCTTCCTCGCTGGGACCTCGATGGCTAAAAAGCCTTTAAATTAACAACAGAAAAGTGCCATcaaaaaagccacaaatgtggaaaacatttatgaacattttctgATTTCCAAGCAGGACTGTTAAGATTACTGTTCACAATGAACAAAAAAGGTTGTCACCAAAAAACAAGATAACAAGGATTACATTTTAGAGCAATTCAAACGAGGTTCCATGAAACGCGCTCTCACTTTATGGATCCCTTGTAATAGAAAAACTTTTCTCCCAAAGAATCTTGATGATTTTCCCCAACAATCACATTTGACGACACATTACTTACTTCTTAAAGAGGAACTCTCCAGCTGAAACAGCGATGGGTCTGTGTGCTGAGTAAACCAGATGATAGACACTCTCGCAGTCCTCTGCAGTCAGAACCTCATCACTGCTCCTGTCAGAAAAAGCATCAAATGCTCGGTACAGGCCCATTCCTatttattttcagaataaatagataatagaaaaagcaatactAAGGCAATAGTATCAAACACTACAACCTACATAGCAGTCTGACATGTATGCCAGTGGTTTCTTCTATTTAAGACACAATATTAACCATCATGACTTTTAAAGCATTAAAATAACTATGATTTGAAACCTATGTTTAAGTTCCACACAGTCTGTTTGTTTGAGTGTGTGCTGCAGCACAGCTCCTACTCTACGGATCCATATTGCTTTAATGCAATTTGAGACATTACTCActgtaaaacaaaagtcaacAGTTTAATAGCCTGCACTGCAACATCATATTCCTTGTCCAGAGTCATGGACACAATGCGATCctatcaaaaaaagaaaaagaaaaacatctttaggGATACAGTGCAGTTAGAACATTCACTATGCTGGCTTTTTATCCTGCATATGAcaactcgtaaaaaaaaaaaaagaaaaatatttaaatacaaatctttttgtgtgtgtctgtatttgCATCTGCAACTTTTTGCTGTCAGCTCTGATAGTTTGCAGCTTTGACTTCattgggaaaaaaatacataaatgatcGGATTTTTACAGAAGTTGATTGATTGGTttcagttttgttatttttctcagTTTGTACTATAAATACTTAATTTGACTTGTAATATCTTTTTATATTGTTATTCAATTATTCAACCCACTGtaactctgtttttttatcatttgagTTAACTTGTATAgttcctatttttttaaacttctatcTAAAACAATATTTCTGATTTGATTGTTGTtctattttttacctttttacatTTCCATTTTAGGAATAAATCAAACTTTGGAATTATTTTCGGTACTGGACCACATTGCCCATCAATTGTTCCAAAGCAACTGACGTCTTCTAGCATGCTCTACAGACTAGTTTGCATATTTGTACAGGTGAATATATCTGCTTTACAAAACCATAAAGGAATTTATTTGAACTGTGTCAGACTCTACTTGGTTTGTAGAGAAAAGGGCATTAGTTCAAatatcttttaattattattttttaatcagagctcagtagaagtTTCAAATCTTAAATcaaatttgttt
The DNA window shown above is from Oryzias latipes chromosome 14, ASM223467v1 and carries:
- the LOC101158626 gene encoding cohesin subunit SA-2 isoform X2, which gives rise to MIAAEDLHTEFQFPQEADSQLSSDADLEDFDGRNAKTEKAMAGRRGKKMGGDKSKGGGAGRVPGVGWVNGHHKENGTETMTLFEMVKMGKSATQAVVDDWIEAYKQDKDSALLGLINFFIQCSGCKGAVSGEMFRHMQNSEIIRKMTEEFDEDSGDYPLTLSGPQWKKFRINFCDFIAVLVRQCQYSIIYDEYMMDTVISLLTGLSDSQVRAFRHTSTLAAMKLMTALVNVALNLRINMDNTQRQYEAERNKVIAKRANDRLELLLQKRKELQENQDEIENMMNAIFKAVFVHRYRDAIAEIRAICIEEIGVWMKLYSDAFLNDSYLKYVGWTMHDKQGEVRLKCLTALQGLFYSRELGSRLELFTSRFKDRIVSMTLDKEYDVAVQAIKLLTFVLQSSDEVLTAEDCESVYHLVYSAHRPIAVSAGEFLFKKLFSHRGPSEEGLPRRGRQSLNGSLIKTTIFFFLESELHEHGAYLVDSLWDCASELLKDWETMISFLLDEPMLGEEALNDRQETALVEIMLCAIRQACEGHPPVGRGTGKRVLTAKERKMQLDDRTRITEIFAVALPLLLAKYCVDIDKVTNLLQIPKFFDLDIYTTGRLEKHLDALLRQIWEVVYKHTENEVLKACSTTYHYLCNEEFTIFNRVDIARSQLLDELLDKFKRLLEDFLQEGEELDEDDAYQVLSTLKKISAFHNAHDLSKWDLFTSIYRLLNTGLQNGDMPEQIVIHAMQCTHYIILWHLAKVSDGSSVKGDTVTLRKQMSAFCLMCQHFISSINTAVKEQAFTILCDLLLIFSHQIVSSGREQLECLIYSPDSSLQAELLNFILDHVFIDQDDDDNSTDGQQEDEASKIEALHKRRNLLAAYCKLIVYNVVEINTGADIFKQYTKYYNDYGDIIKETLSKTRQIDKIQYAKTLILSLQKLFNEMLSEFGFTLDRSSSAFCGIKELARRFSLTFGLDQLKTREAVAMLHKDGIEFAFKVRSPQGDGSPPLNLPFLDILCEFSSKLIQQDKKTVHMYLERFMTFQMALQREDCWLPLISYRNSLQGGGDDDTMSVISGISSRGSSAWSKKSKPTSASKRRLPEEENSCNSSDAVWMNREQSVSTPLMMHSPHLTSTVLRDPKKMRQEQSCTTAFIMPTEQHQQQPLHLQQAAIDYNTQVTWMLAQRQHAEARQHQERVNLHYAKIRNHMQQAISEPHSRRGPGLTEEDEEPIVEDVMMSSEAVHEGIDFDTMDIDLPASKNRRERTELKPDYFDPSSNMDDSVLNVSMF
- the LOC101158626 gene encoding cohesin subunit SA-2 isoform X3, with protein sequence MIAAEDLHTEFQFPQEADSQLSSDADLEDFDGRNAKTEKAMQAGRRGKKMGGDKSKGGGAGRVPGVGWVNGHHKENGTETMTLFEMVKMGKSATQAVVDDWIEAYKQDKDSALLGLINFFIQCSGCKGAVSGEMFRHMQNSEIIRKMTEEFDEDSGDYPLTLSGPQWKKFRINFCDFIAVLVRQCQYSIIYDEYMMDTVISLLTGLSDSQVRAFRHTSTLAAMKLMTALVNVALNLRINMDNTQRQYEAERNKVIAKRANDRLELLLQKRKELQENQDEIENMMNAIFKAVFVHRYRDAIAEIRAICIEEIGVWMKLYSDAFLNDSYLKYVGWTMHDKQGEVRLKCLTALQGLFYSRELGSRLELFTSRFKDRIVSMTLDKEYDVAVQAIKLLTFVLQSSDEVLTAEDCESVYHLVYSAHRPIAVSAGEFLFKKLFSHRGPSEEGLPRRGRQSLNGSLIKTTIFFFLESELHEHGAYLVDSLWDCASELLKDWETMISFLLDEPMLGEEALNDRQETALVEIMLCAIRQACEGHPPVGRGTGKRVLTAKERKMQLDDRTRITEIFAVALPLLLAKYCVDIDKVTNLLQIPKFFDLDIYTTGRLEKHLDALLRQIWEVVYKHTENEVLKACSTTYHYLCNEEFTIFNRVDIARSQLLDELLDKFKRLLEDFLQEGEELDEDDAYQVLSTLKKISAFHNAHDLSKWDLFTSIYRLLNTGLQNGDMPEQIVIHAMQCTHYIILWHLAKVSDGSSVKGDTVTLRKQMSAFCLMCQHFISSINTAVKEQAFTILCDLLLIFSHQIVSSGREQLECLIYSPDSSLQAELLNFILDHVFIDQDDDDNSTDGQQEDEASKIEALHKRRNLLAAYCKLIVYNVVEINTGADIFKQYTKYYNDYGDIIKETLSKTRQIDKIQYAKTLILSLQKLFNEMLSEFGFTLDRSSSAFCGIKELARRFSLTFGLDQLKTREAVAMLHKDGIEFAFKVRSPQGDGSPPLNLPFLDILCEFSSKLIQQDKKTVHMYLERFMTFQMALQREDCWLPLISYRNSLQGGGDDDTMSVISGISSRGSSAWSKKSKPTSASKRRLPEEENSCNSSDAVWMNREQSVSTPLMMHSPHLTSTVLRDPKKMRQEQSCTTAFIMPTEQHQQQPLHLQQAAIDYNTQVTWMLAQRQHAEARQHQERVNLHYAKIRNHMQQAIRRGPGLTEEDEEPIVEDVMMSSEAVHEGIDFDTMDIDLPASKNRRERTELKPDYFDPSSNMDDSVLNVSMF